From Candidatus Zixiibacteriota bacterium, one genomic window encodes:
- a CDS encoding CsgG/HfaB family protein: MSTRIHPGKLWGVLIVALAAAWLVAPNAFAQKEAKVSSVADKLTEALSFYAAAEFEKGLAIANDQLKRKDLTQGDSIAVYETLSLLTYGMGEKYRGKAVSYLETMAKIGPCVLRLPRELWPPELRDRWYRITQAAGMLTCADQIAGPTVKTIAIMQFDNYSVGKYQEQLGLISKGLADMFAMDFAKVSDLKVVERDKINFVLKEIELQQSGNVDQATAVRVGKILGAQYMVFGSITQLDERTTRMVVRVVKVETSEIVASVDKEGKPDYFDMEKGLVAELSQKLDVTLSDKARQLLQEGGTSSSDATTFYSKGLDYMDKYDYKNAYENFKKAYEADPKFVEAKRKMDLYRPLVG, translated from the coding sequence ATGAGTACCAGAATCCATCCAGGGAAGCTGTGGGGTGTTCTCATCGTGGCCCTCGCGGCCGCATGGCTGGTGGCGCCGAATGCGTTTGCGCAGAAGGAAGCAAAGGTATCGTCGGTGGCCGACAAGCTGACCGAGGCGCTGTCGTTTTACGCGGCAGCGGAGTTCGAAAAAGGTCTGGCGATCGCCAATGACCAGTTGAAGCGGAAGGACCTCACCCAGGGTGACAGTATCGCTGTATACGAGACGCTGAGCCTTCTCACCTACGGAATGGGCGAGAAGTATCGCGGCAAGGCGGTGTCGTACCTGGAGACCATGGCCAAGATCGGGCCGTGCGTACTCAGACTGCCGCGCGAGCTCTGGCCTCCCGAGTTGCGCGACCGGTGGTATCGGATCACCCAGGCGGCAGGTATGCTGACCTGCGCCGATCAGATCGCAGGTCCGACTGTCAAGACGATTGCGATCATGCAGTTCGACAATTACTCGGTCGGGAAATACCAGGAGCAGCTTGGTCTGATCAGCAAGGGGCTGGCGGACATGTTCGCGATGGATTTCGCCAAGGTCAGCGATCTCAAAGTGGTGGAGCGTGACAAGATCAATTTCGTGCTGAAGGAAATCGAACTGCAGCAGTCCGGCAATGTGGACCAGGCCACCGCGGTGCGCGTCGGCAAGATTCTCGGCGCGCAGTACATGGTTTTCGGGAGTATCACCCAGCTCGACGAGCGGACCACGCGCATGGTGGTGCGAGTGGTGAAGGTTGAGACATCGGAGATAGTCGCTTCGGTGGACAAGGAAGGGAAGCCGGATTATTTCGATATGGAGAAAGGGCTGGTGGCGGAATTGTCGCAGAAGCTCGATGTCACACTGAGTGACAAGGCGCGCCAGCTTCTGCAGGAGGGCGGTACCTCCTCGTCGGACGCCACCACGTTCTATTCGAAGGGGCTCGACTACATGGACAAGTACGATTACAAGAACGCCTACGAGAATTTCAAAAAGGCGTACGAGGCGGACCCGAAGTTTGTCGAAGCCAAGCGTAAAATGGACCTGTATCGGCCGTTGGTGGGTTGA
- a CDS encoding tetratricopeptide repeat protein: protein MKKRILGLWVTLVLVAVAGMAWSQEAAPVGEDASDKEIAACYRQIQKNPKSAAPWRELGLAFYKKGDWPKAEDALMQSARITPDAKTNMYLGLVFEKQQQMGKAIDAYAAALNLNPKGKLRSDVRARLDLLMSQKLKEDAVLAVQNEQTIKADTIPENTIAVVNFDGSRLQPELAPIGAGLAEFTSIDLAKVRSLRVVDRLKIDLILDELKLGQSAAADKSTAPRVGKLLGSRRVVTGTLIGAGEDKIRLDGAVITTTDSSLKYPEASEGDVKAFFKLQKQFVFSVLDKMGITLTSEERDAISKVPTESYLAFIAYCRGLDYRNRGDFDQAKAEFNNAAAQDNGFTEAANQSSLMAAAAAPPPAPGGGDFPPFEAAVLEGTGGRGESSPDAGRRLDLGGLDVRLNNILHRGGAIPGFTGSPRVIINPPIEGTGTVVIRGTTDGK from the coding sequence ATGAAGAAACGAATTCTTGGTCTCTGGGTGACTCTGGTGCTGGTGGCGGTCGCCGGGATGGCCTGGTCGCAGGAAGCAGCGCCGGTCGGGGAGGATGCTTCCGACAAGGAGATCGCCGCCTGTTACCGTCAGATCCAGAAGAACCCCAAGAGTGCCGCACCATGGCGGGAGCTTGGTCTGGCGTTCTACAAAAAAGGGGACTGGCCTAAGGCCGAAGATGCGCTGATGCAGTCGGCCCGCATCACACCGGACGCCAAAACCAATATGTATCTGGGCCTGGTGTTTGAGAAACAGCAGCAGATGGGAAAGGCCATCGATGCCTACGCCGCTGCCCTGAACTTGAATCCCAAGGGGAAACTGCGGTCGGACGTCCGAGCACGGCTCGACTTGTTGATGTCGCAGAAGCTCAAAGAGGATGCGGTGCTCGCAGTTCAGAACGAACAGACAATCAAGGCTGATACCATACCGGAGAACACGATTGCGGTGGTTAATTTCGACGGTTCCCGCCTTCAGCCTGAATTGGCGCCGATTGGAGCGGGACTGGCTGAGTTTACGTCGATCGATCTCGCCAAGGTGAGATCACTCAGAGTGGTGGATCGTTTGAAGATAGACCTGATCCTGGACGAGTTGAAGCTGGGACAATCGGCAGCCGCCGACAAAAGCACGGCCCCGCGAGTGGGGAAGCTGCTGGGCAGTCGACGCGTGGTGACAGGCACGTTGATCGGTGCCGGGGAAGACAAGATTCGCCTCGATGGTGCCGTCATTACAACTACTGACAGTTCGCTGAAGTACCCGGAAGCATCGGAGGGGGACGTCAAGGCGTTCTTCAAACTTCAGAAGCAGTTTGTGTTTTCCGTGCTGGACAAGATGGGGATCACGCTGACATCCGAAGAGCGCGACGCCATTTCCAAAGTGCCGACCGAATCATATCTGGCGTTCATCGCATATTGTCGGGGTTTGGATTACCGCAACAGGGGAGACTTTGATCAGGCGAAGGCCGAATTCAACAACGCTGCGGCGCAGGATAATGGGTTTACAGAGGCCGCGAATCAGTCGAGTCTTATGGCTGCTGCCGCAGCCCCGCCACCGGCACCTGGCGGCGGTGATTTTCCGCCGTTTGAAGCCGCGGTGCTTGAGGGTACAGGCGGCAGGGGTGAATCCTCGCCAGATGCGGGCAGGCGGCTCGACTTGGGTGGACTGGATGTCCGCCTGAACAACATTCTCCATCGCGGCGGTGCAATCCCCGGATTCACGGGTTCGCCGCGTGTGATTATCAATCCGCCCATCGAAGGGACTGGCACGGTGGTGATAAGGGGGACGACCGATGGCAAGTAA
- a CDS encoding protein kinase: MSEQFIGDYRVLRKIGAGGMAKVYLAVHQNVPNLKVILKILGDPSLGDRFRQEADKLALLDGHPNICRIKHFFSHGEDTVIAMEYIDGVSLDDRISREGRIPIPEAISIVTRVLDTLQFAHEKGINHRDIKPSNIMIDQQGQVKVIDFGIAKSKTDPNLTMAGATCGTPAYMPPEQFNPKEDTNYALADIYALGTTLYLMLTGELPFKGDNEFALRDAKLFTEAPKPRSLNPAIHKQLEAVVVRALDKNPMSRFESALAMKQALEAVPVDGGAAPEKTVAVMKSGSEGRRGRSRLPVFAGIVVLAVATVGGWLFLKPGVNHPPKLMAIADQTLKPGARLRFAIAASDEDKTNPILSAENLPDNATFAPANGLFDWTPSENQIGAHRITFVATDHSDASLRDTHVVTYTVEGVTADGTPPAMATLAISVRPRGDVFVDGVLKGSSVPGMSVPVTAGTHIIMVKNERAVERVRVDTVDVASGETERRTYAFTFTPEVERTEVVTPSATGELRISSRPTVGAQIYIDGELQARPTPNTYSVSAGAHSIRAFLDVGGEVRELSKDVQVAPDSTVRVEFNFAE; encoded by the coding sequence ATGAGCGAACAGTTTATTGGGGACTATCGGGTCCTCCGAAAGATCGGCGCGGGAGGCATGGCCAAGGTGTACCTGGCCGTGCACCAGAATGTGCCGAATCTCAAAGTCATTCTCAAGATACTCGGTGACCCGAGTCTCGGTGACCGGTTTCGCCAGGAGGCGGACAAGCTCGCGCTCCTCGACGGTCATCCCAACATCTGCCGTATCAAACATTTCTTCAGTCATGGCGAAGACACGGTCATTGCGATGGAGTATATCGATGGCGTCTCGCTTGACGATCGCATCTCCCGGGAAGGACGCATACCGATCCCGGAGGCGATCAGCATTGTCACGCGTGTGCTCGATACGCTTCAGTTTGCTCACGAGAAGGGGATCAACCACCGCGACATAAAGCCCAGTAATATCATGATCGATCAGCAGGGTCAGGTGAAGGTGATCGATTTTGGAATTGCTAAAAGCAAGACCGACCCGAATCTCACGATGGCAGGAGCTACCTGTGGCACGCCTGCCTATATGCCACCCGAGCAATTTAATCCCAAAGAGGATACGAATTACGCTCTGGCGGATATATACGCGCTCGGCACGACGCTGTATCTTATGCTGACCGGGGAACTTCCATTCAAAGGGGACAACGAGTTTGCGCTACGGGATGCCAAGCTGTTTACCGAAGCACCCAAACCGCGCTCGCTTAACCCGGCCATCCACAAGCAGCTTGAGGCGGTCGTAGTTCGTGCACTCGATAAGAACCCGATGTCGCGTTTTGAATCAGCTCTGGCCATGAAACAGGCGCTGGAGGCGGTTCCTGTCGATGGTGGCGCTGCGCCCGAAAAGACGGTCGCTGTCATGAAGAGCGGAAGCGAGGGTCGTCGCGGGCGTTCTCGTCTCCCCGTGTTCGCGGGGATCGTTGTGCTGGCGGTTGCGACGGTCGGCGGCTGGCTGTTTCTCAAACCGGGTGTGAATCATCCGCCCAAGCTCATGGCGATAGCGGACCAGACCCTGAAGCCGGGCGCGCGACTTCGATTTGCAATTGCTGCAAGCGATGAGGACAAGACGAATCCGATTCTGAGCGCAGAGAATCTGCCTGATAACGCGACCTTTGCACCCGCCAATGGTTTGTTCGACTGGACGCCGTCGGAGAATCAAATCGGGGCGCACCGTATCACGTTTGTCGCGACCGACCACAGTGATGCCTCGCTACGGGACACTCATGTGGTGACCTACACTGTCGAAGGTGTAACCGCAGACGGTACGCCGCCCGCCATGGCCACGCTGGCCATCAGTGTCAGGCCACGAGGAGATGTGTTTGTTGACGGCGTGTTGAAGGGGAGTTCGGTCCCCGGTATGTCAGTACCGGTAACCGCCGGTACGCATATCATCATGGTGAAGAATGAACGGGCGGTCGAGCGGGTGCGGGTTGATACGGTGGATGTGGCATCAGGTGAGACCGAACGCCGAACCTATGCATTCACATTCACGCCGGAAGTGGAGCGGACGGAAGTTGTCACGCCATCCGCCACCGGAGAGTTGCGGATCAGCTCGCGGCCGACCGTAGGAGCGCAGATCTATATCGATGGTGAGCTGCAGGCACGCCCCACGCCCAACACGTATTCGGTTTCGGCGGGGGCTCATTCCATTCGTGCCTTCCTGGATGTCGGCGGTGAGGTTCGGGAGCTTTCGAAAGATGTGCAGGTAGCTCCCGACAGCACCGTGCGAGTGGAATTCAATTTCGCGGAATAA
- the mazG gene encoding nucleoside triphosphate pyrophosphohydrolase encodes MNNLNDRVNDPNLTPFERLVLVMAILRSPEGCNWDRQQTHHSLLPYLIEEAYEVVEVIESGKLEDLKEELGDLLTQIVFHAQLASERGEFTINDAVAGVVEKLIHRHPHVFGERKELNPKEVRDQWERIKTTTGEKPSVLGGLPRTMPALTMAFRMGEKAGGVGFDWANARDVVDKIEEELGECRKELTVSAKPDKERMTEEIGDLLFATASFARKLEIEPEIALRKALDKFRDRFGRLEDEVRASGRAFDDYSLQELESIWQRLK; translated from the coding sequence ATGAACAACCTCAATGATCGGGTGAATGACCCCAACCTCACGCCGTTCGAGCGGCTTGTGCTGGTGATGGCAATCCTCCGTTCGCCCGAGGGGTGCAACTGGGACCGTCAACAGACTCATCATAGTCTGCTGCCGTATTTGATCGAAGAGGCTTACGAGGTGGTGGAGGTGATCGAGTCCGGGAAACTCGAAGATCTCAAGGAAGAGCTCGGAGACCTTTTGACTCAAATCGTTTTCCACGCGCAGCTTGCTTCCGAACGAGGGGAGTTCACGATCAATGACGCTGTTGCGGGTGTTGTGGAGAAGCTCATTCACCGTCATCCTCATGTTTTCGGCGAACGTAAGGAGTTGAATCCCAAGGAAGTCCGGGATCAGTGGGAGAGAATCAAAACGACTACGGGGGAGAAGCCCTCGGTCCTTGGCGGACTGCCGCGTACGATGCCGGCGCTTACGATGGCCTTTCGCATGGGAGAGAAGGCGGGGGGAGTTGGCTTTGATTGGGCAAATGCCCGCGATGTGGTTGACAAAATCGAGGAAGAACTCGGGGAATGCCGAAAGGAATTGACAGTCAGTGCGAAACCGGACAAGGAACGCATGACCGAGGAGATCGGTGATCTGCTCTTTGCGACCGCATCATTTGCGCGCAAGCTGGAAATCGAGCCGGAGATCGCTCTCAGGAAGGCGCTTGATAAGTTCCGAGATCGGTTCGGAAGACTTGAGGACGAAGTGCGGGCGAGCGGCCGGGCTTTCGACGACTACTCGCTGCAAGAACTCGAATCCATTTGGCAACGGCTGAAATAG
- a CDS encoding carboxypeptidase regulatory-like domain-containing protein, with protein sequence MKRTILVSITALVVLAAVAAMMSCSERINSNRKDIGIIGLSAQIVSPQTQDSMYFRLRVEGPDWRLEPPLILTDSAGWLVGSIDVPAGRGRIFTVEGFDSTYMYTDQLEEVILYQGVDTIDVIAGERNAVGISLQPVKPMIRISPRFKHVLPYDTFSVSVRLYDTARYTGIIYRVTYDPSIMQFDSASAGSDLDMAFLTFSSYPDTSQTFVTFTLSPKQAPPNGLFKTGRSGTLAKLYFTSYFPSGAIDSTMLAVSYLDLLRDSVGQTPNPWPILFSGGCLLTVGYDLTAAFDVTGRVLDALTGQPLANATVTITQSQERANRPNALGDSVLTDSQGEYHLTGIPEGNFEVIVSKAGYVTFYDYRTFRSSIRLAPIVLTQELPANRFRFVLSWGETPKDLDAYLWVEAAAATMLVYQGAQGDSLNAPFAHLDRDDLEYFGPETITIYSLYLPTKFAVRNWSLEAPLAGCGAHVDLYWGNIRYGSWDVPPAGTGEWWYVCDLAPGTTYPVLTYRNLITVTPPGPVPVFVSGKTQSATGGQAIRQ encoded by the coding sequence ATGAAAAGAACCATTCTCGTTTCGATCACAGCGCTGGTCGTGTTGGCCGCCGTCGCGGCAATGATGTCGTGCAGTGAGCGGATCAACAGCAATCGGAAGGATATTGGCATCATCGGCCTGAGCGCGCAGATTGTCTCGCCACAGACGCAGGATTCGATGTATTTCCGGTTGCGCGTGGAGGGTCCGGACTGGCGGCTCGAACCGCCGCTGATTCTCACGGACAGCGCCGGATGGCTGGTGGGATCTATCGATGTGCCTGCAGGACGTGGACGGATATTCACGGTGGAGGGTTTTGACTCGACGTATATGTACACGGACCAGCTCGAAGAGGTGATTCTCTACCAGGGTGTTGACACGATTGATGTCATCGCTGGGGAGCGGAATGCGGTGGGGATATCGCTTCAACCGGTGAAGCCGATGATTCGTATATCGCCCCGATTCAAGCATGTGCTGCCGTACGATACGTTTTCGGTGTCGGTGAGGTTGTATGATACAGCACGATACACGGGAATTATCTACCGGGTTACTTACGACCCGTCAATCATGCAGTTCGACAGCGCCAGCGCTGGTTCCGATCTCGATATGGCGTTTCTTACTTTCTCCTCTTACCCAGATACCAGTCAGACGTTTGTGACGTTCACATTGTCCCCGAAGCAGGCGCCGCCGAATGGCCTATTCAAAACGGGAAGGTCGGGCACGCTGGCGAAACTATATTTCACTTCCTACTTTCCATCCGGCGCAATCGATTCGACCATGTTGGCGGTGTCGTACCTTGATCTCCTCAGGGATTCGGTCGGACAAACGCCCAACCCTTGGCCAATACTGTTTTCGGGCGGGTGCTTACTTACTGTTGGGTACGATCTGACGGCAGCGTTTGACGTGACCGGAAGGGTTCTTGATGCTCTCACCGGTCAGCCGTTGGCAAATGCGACGGTCACTATCACTCAATCTCAGGAGCGAGCTAACCGGCCCAATGCTCTGGGTGATTCTGTTCTGACTGATAGTCAGGGGGAATACCACCTCACAGGCATTCCTGAAGGGAATTTTGAGGTAATTGTCAGCAAAGCCGGATACGTGACCTTCTATGATTATCGCACTTTCCGAAGTTCCATTCGGTTGGCGCCGATTGTCCTGACCCAGGAATTGCCCGCCAACAGGTTCCGGTTTGTGCTCTCGTGGGGAGAGACGCCGAAAGATCTCGACGCATATCTGTGGGTGGAGGCGGCTGCCGCCACGATGTTAGTATATCAAGGCGCACAGGGTGACTCACTAAATGCCCCATTCGCGCACTTGGACCGAGACGATTTGGAATACTTTGGTCCGGAGACCATAACGATCTATTCGTTGTACTTGCCCACCAAGTTCGCTGTGCGAAACTGGTCGTTGGAAGCACCGCTCGCCGGTTGTGGTGCGCATGTGGATCTATATTGGGGAAATATAAGGTACGGGAGTTGGGATGTGCCGCCGGCAGGCACCGGCGAATGGTGGTACGTCTGTGACTTGGCTCCTGGGACAACTTATCCGGTGCTCACCTACAGAAATCTCATTACGGTCACGCCACCAGGACCGGTTCCTGTGTTCGTGTCAGGGAAAACGCAGTCTGCCACAGGAGGGCAAGCAATCCGTCAATAG
- a CDS encoding GTPase domain-containing protein gives MKAQKLLKIFKKSGGKGATKKADGGFSWPSGVRVGVYGHANAGKTVYFTVLNEDSKVSKDLQISVIDNATAGEFLSHYRSIWGLGSQSGVGTAVDLRGEKRFPEPTTGERLLLFNAILDRSTKVPIVTYDYNGKAVSISEMHELQEKVADFMTGCDGILFFFDPKVLGAELVSQAHVASFVNMLERLVPLKARLPIPIALVVTKADILDGFTGESQVILVSPEDEKCLSEDFEMFLERVLSSNRVASNQAWAGTVRNVLVRLREFLKVVVGRTLDFQVFFVSNTGQTPERIGTDVGRSIYTPPAKIRPVGVKEPFHWLLSSVIRNRKISRFRAVAKFVATVCFIWILIYSLPHIYHYAWLLNRTTGLEDQVLASRGNNIFNIPPAERSAVLNAYDNYYNSKMVRWLFDDFRVPANQIRTRYRNVSEAGAVVQLNDAVKQFSEIVRDQNLWPKPDLQTNTPALTDRHKQLEAELLSFQKGDQTTPLYRRSVRVQKYWELFKNSVVDQTDTTVWSELVRLVQQEESTSARELSEEEKDLGRAIKERRTKKVAVAQAKEVSKDIGGFTTSINANLNPSFRLDTAVTQLRTLRTQFEQAGDDANVKMIDAYLTSAARFKQRQRYTCKIETVPGTGHLHIEVTDAGRDPSWGELTQIFAKDPVTFSWKMGDDIHIALDTSASVCQWGKNPSDEKVLNGDYSLFQMEGQISFDNVGKKVAISFTPPLTDQLPTLK, from the coding sequence GTGAAAGCACAGAAATTACTCAAGATATTCAAAAAGAGCGGTGGCAAGGGGGCGACGAAGAAGGCCGATGGCGGCTTTAGCTGGCCTTCGGGCGTGCGAGTGGGCGTGTATGGCCACGCTAACGCCGGCAAGACGGTTTATTTCACCGTTCTCAATGAGGATTCAAAGGTCTCGAAGGATCTGCAGATCTCGGTGATCGACAACGCCACGGCCGGGGAATTTTTGTCGCATTACCGGTCGATCTGGGGACTTGGCTCCCAATCCGGTGTTGGTACTGCTGTCGATCTCCGTGGAGAGAAGAGATTTCCGGAGCCGACAACCGGCGAGCGGCTGCTTTTGTTCAACGCCATTCTCGACCGTTCCACCAAAGTGCCGATCGTGACCTACGACTACAATGGCAAAGCGGTTTCCATATCCGAAATGCACGAATTGCAGGAAAAAGTGGCCGATTTCATGACCGGCTGCGATGGCATCCTGTTCTTTTTCGACCCCAAAGTACTCGGCGCCGAGCTTGTCAGCCAGGCGCACGTGGCATCGTTCGTGAACATGCTCGAACGGCTGGTACCGCTCAAAGCCCGTCTGCCGATACCTATCGCTCTGGTCGTGACCAAGGCGGACATTCTCGATGGTTTCACCGGTGAAAGCCAGGTTATCCTTGTTTCGCCGGAAGATGAGAAATGCCTGAGCGAGGATTTCGAGATGTTCCTCGAACGGGTACTGAGCAGCAATCGGGTGGCCTCGAATCAGGCATGGGCAGGTACCGTGCGTAATGTACTTGTTCGGCTGCGCGAGTTCCTCAAGGTCGTAGTTGGGCGCACTCTCGATTTCCAGGTCTTTTTCGTCTCCAACACCGGTCAGACCCCCGAGCGGATCGGCACCGATGTCGGCCGATCGATCTACACGCCACCGGCCAAGATTCGTCCGGTCGGCGTTAAAGAGCCGTTCCATTGGCTTTTGTCATCGGTCATTCGCAATCGCAAGATTTCGCGCTTCCGCGCGGTCGCCAAGTTCGTGGCAACAGTTTGCTTTATATGGATACTGATTTACTCTCTACCACATATCTATCATTACGCCTGGCTGCTGAATCGAACAACCGGTCTGGAAGATCAGGTACTTGCCTCCCGCGGGAATAACATTTTCAATATTCCCCCGGCTGAGCGCAGTGCCGTGCTCAATGCCTATGACAACTACTACAATTCCAAGATGGTAAGATGGCTCTTCGATGATTTTCGTGTGCCGGCAAATCAGATTCGCACGCGCTATCGAAACGTCAGTGAAGCCGGTGCCGTGGTACAACTGAATGACGCCGTGAAGCAGTTCTCCGAGATAGTCCGTGACCAGAACCTCTGGCCCAAACCGGACCTGCAGACCAACACTCCGGCACTGACCGATCGCCATAAACAACTGGAGGCCGAACTCTTGAGCTTCCAGAAGGGAGACCAGACCACCCCCTTGTATCGCCGGTCTGTCCGAGTCCAGAAATACTGGGAGCTCTTTAAGAACTCCGTAGTCGACCAGACCGATACCACTGTCTGGAGCGAACTGGTTCGCCTGGTCCAGCAGGAAGAATCGACGTCGGCAAGAGAATTAAGTGAGGAAGAGAAGGACCTCGGCCGGGCCATCAAAGAGAGACGCACGAAGAAAGTTGCGGTCGCACAGGCAAAAGAGGTCAGCAAGGATATTGGCGGTTTCACCACCAGCATCAATGCCAACCTCAATCCCAGCTTCCGGCTTGACACAGCGGTCACACAGCTTCGCACCCTTCGCACTCAGTTCGAGCAGGCCGGCGATGACGCCAATGTGAAGATGATCGACGCGTATCTGACGTCCGCTGCCCGTTTCAAACAGCGCCAGCGATACACGTGCAAGATCGAAACCGTCCCCGGGACCGGCCATTTGCATATTGAGGTTACCGATGCAGGCCGCGATCCCTCCTGGGGCGAATTGACCCAGATATTCGCCAAAGACCCGGTAACGTTTAGTTGGAAGATGGGGGACGATATTCACATTGCGCTGGACACTTCAGCGAGTGTCTGCCAGTGGGGCAAAAACCCCAGTGATGAAAAAGTGCTGAACGGTGACTATTCGCTGTTCCAGATGGAAGGCCAGATCAGTTTTGACAATGTCGGCAAGAAAGTGGCCATTAGCTTCACGCCGCCGTTGACAGACCAACTGCCAACGCTTAAATAG